The genomic region CGTGGTGCTCTGCTTAATGACTATAATCTTGAGATCGGGGCAGGGCTTGGGCCTATGGCAGGCACGGTATGGCGTATCGGACTGATGGGTTATGCCGCACGCAAGGATAATGTGCTGAAATGTCTGGCTGCACTTGATGAGGTGCTAGGCCGGGTAGATGCACCGGTGAACAATGGTGTTGCTGTAGCCGCAGCGCTGGCCGCGTACGAATAATAAAGATATGCCCGGGGTATATATTGCCCTGGGCATGCTTCAATATTGATTGGTTTTCAGTCCTGAATTACCTGTCGTAAACCTTTTTCATAGCCGTATCACGCAGTAGCTTGGCAAACGCAGGGTATTGGCTGCAAGCGGCATCAATGGTTTCAGTTGGAAACAGAATGGCCTCTACTTCACCAACGGCAATGACATCAGCTACAGGTGGGCTGATCTTTGACATTGATACCTCACCGGCGGTATCACCAGCCTGCTGCCTGTCCACTTCGGTACCATTGGAGATCACTTTCACACTTCCCGAAATCAGCAGGAATAGCGATCTGTTTTCACCATTCTCTTCGATCAGTTTTTCATCGGAGCTGAATGTTGTAATGGTGCTGTGATCAGCCATCAGAGCTAAACCTTCGGCAGGCAGAGGGGCAAAAAGGGGGTTGCCCTTCATCAATGTTATAGTGTTTGCCGTATCAATCATATCAGACCCCTGTTTCAGAATCGCAACACTCTAGAGATCAATTAGGGATGTGCACCTTTTGATTATGAAGGTGGATTGTTTGCATTAAAAAAAGCAGATTTGCGCTACTTCTACTATTAAGGAGCTCCATTATCACTGTTTGCCTCTCTCTCTCTGAGCTAGCTGATGCCTGATCAACTGATACATATTCTTTCACCACAGGTGGCCAACCAGATCGCTGCCGGTGAAGTGGTGGAGCGTCCTGCCTCTGCAGTCAAAGAGCTGGTGGAGAACTCACTTGATTCCGGTGCCAGCAGAGTTGTTGTGCGCATCACTGGCGCAGGCAAAAAGTCGATTGTGATTGAGGATGACGGCTGTGGCATGAGTGCTGCGGATGCCGAACTGGCACTGCAGCGCCACGCCACCAGTAAAATTGAGAGCTCGGAAGATCTGCATCTGATCGCCAGCCACGGCTTTCGCGGAGAGGCGCTGCCTTCGATCGCTTCGGTTTCACGTTTTCGTATGCAGACGGCTCTGGCAGGCAGCAGTGAAGGGGTTGAGGTGCGCGTAGATGGTGGTGGCACTACCGAGGTGCGTCCGGCCCCGCCTCGCAAAGGCACCCGCATCGAGGTGCTTGATCTCTTTCTCAACACACCTGCACGGCTGAATTTTATGCGCACCGACAAAACCGAGGATGCCGCGATTGTTGAGGTGTTCCGCTCACTGGCCCTGGCCAATCCATCGGTGGCCATGCTGCTGGAGCTTGATGGTCGCAAACGTTTTGATTTTTCACCACAGGATGAGCGATCGCGCGTGATGGCGATTCTGGGTGGTGATTTTGCCGACAATAGTATCGAGATGGCTATCGAACATGAGGGGATGCAGATCTCCGGCCATCTGGGTTTGCCGACATTCCACCATCGCGACTCCACGCGCATGCTGTTTATGGTCAATGGGCGTGTGATTCGCGACAAACAACTACTGGCAGCCGTGCGTGCAGGTTACCGCGATGTGATGTTCCATGACCGCTATCCTGTGGCAGTGATCAGCATTGAGATCGACCCGGCGGATGTTGATGTCAATGTACATCCGGCCAAGCGCGAGGTGCGCTTCAGATCGCCGCAGGCTGTTCGGGCAGGGGTGATATCCTGCATTCGTGCCGCGATTGAACAGTTCGGAAAATCCGTTTCATCTACAACTACCGATCAGGCGATGCGTTCGATGCAGTATGGAGGGGGGGCAACAGGTGCAGCTTCTTCGGGTGGCGGTATGCCACGTTTTGCATCCGGTGATTTCAGACCTCCATCATCGACATCAATGCCGAGAGATGTGCAATCCATGCTTTTCTCTTCTCCACGGGTTGCGGAACCTGCTTCGGAGTATGGCATGAATGGGCAGCCTGACTTGGGTCATCCGCTGGCCCAGATTCACCGCTGTTACATTCTGGCTCAGACCGAAGCGGGTGTGATCCTTGTTGATCAACATGCGGCACACGAGCGCATGACCTACGAAAAATTAAAGAAGCAGCTGGCGGGTAAAAAAGTATCCAGTCAGAAGCTGTTGACCCCTGAGTCACTACAGACTGATGGAAAAACGGCGGCCTGGCTGCATGAACACGCCGAAGAGCTGCAACCCTTTGGTGTGGAGCTTGAGATTAGTGGTGATGAGCTGTTTCTGATTCGTGCTGTGCCAGCCATGCTGGTGCGCGAACCGGCTGTCGAACTGGTAGCCGAGCTTGTAGAGAGCATCATGCTGATCGGGGCTGACTCTGAAGCTGATGGTCGCGGACTGGGGCGCATTCTTGAGCGCTGGTTGGGTAATCGCGCCTGTAAAGGTTCAATTAAATCCGGTCGCCTGCTCTCCCATGAGGAGCAGGAGGCGCTGCTGCGCGAGATGGAGCTCACCCCCAATATCGCCCAGTGTAATCATGGTCGCCCCACCTATGTCAGTCTGTCGCTCAATGATCTGGATCGTCTGTTTGGAAGGAAAGAGTAGTGCATCTTGATCCGGTGATTCTGGTGATCACCATTGTGCTGTTTTTCTCCATGCTCATGGCTTATGTCGCGATGCGGGTGAAGTTACCGATTGTGGTCGCTTATATTCTTACCGGCATTGTTATCGGACCTTCCGGGTTTGCTGTGATTGAAGATCATGATCTGGTTACACGTATTGGTGAGATAGGTGTGATCATGCTGCTCTTTTTTGTCGGTATGGAGGTCTCTATTCCGCGCCTGATGCAGGGTTGGAAGGTGGCCTTTGTCGGCACCAATATTCAGATTATTATCAGTGTTGTTGCCTGTGTTGGCCTGGCTCTTATTTTTGATATGAGCTGGCAGCAGGGTGTGCTCTACGGTTTTATTATCAGCCTTTCCAGTACTGCCGTTGTTTTGAGGATGTTGCAGGACTCCGGAGAGCTGGAGCTGCCAATGGGGCAGAGTGCGCTGGGTGTATTGCTTGTTCAGGATATGGCGATCATTCCGATGATGATCATCCTCAGTATGCTTGGCAGTGGTGATGATATCTCGGTTTCAGGCATTGCTGTGCAGGTGGCTGGTGGTGTTGCCATCCTTCTATTTGTCTTCTGGCTGATGCGTAGTAATCGTTTTCATATACCTGAGGCGCTGTTGGGCAGTTATGAGCACCGGATGATGCTTGGCCTGCTCCTCTGTCTCGGTTCTGCTTCGCTGACCGGCTGGCTGGGCCTCTCTCCTGCATTGGGTGCTTTTCTGGCCGGGGTGCTGCTGGCTTCCTCAGATCAGTCCAAATGGGTGCATGAACATCTAGGTCCGGTACAGGTCATATTTATGGCGATGTTTTTTCTCTCTGTCGGCATGCTTGTCGAGATCGAGGTGCTGCTGGCGCACTGGCAGTTGGTGCTGGGCGCCACACTGCTGGTCTTTATGTTTAATGCAGGTACTAATGTTTTTGTTATGAAGGCGCTGGGAGAAGATTGGGAGTCATCACTGATCACTGCCGGTCTGCTCAGTCAGATCGGAGAGTTCTCATTTCTGCTGGCTGCTGTCGGCATGCATGTGGCCTTGATCAATGAAGCCCAACACTCGATGACTGTGCTGGTGATTGCACTGACCCTAATGTTAAGCCCGTTATGGCTGTCGATCATTAAACGTTTTGCCCGAATGAGGGGTGTCATATGAAGGCGGTAAAACATTGAACAGAGCTAATGAAGTGAAATTGTCAGCCGTTGCATTGATGGGCGCTACAGCTACGGGTAAGTCGTCGCTGGCGCTTCAGGTGGCTAAAGCAGCGCAGAGCTCGATTATCTGTTGTGACTCGATGCAGCTCTATCGCGGGCTGGATATAGGCACAGCCAAACCAACTGCCGATGAGCGTAGTGAAGTAAGCCACTTTCTTGTCGATTGCTGTGAGTTGCCTGATCACTATTCGGCAGCACGCTGGGCCGAAGAGGCGCGGCTGAAAATCGCCAGCGAAAATGCGGCGGGGCGCATACCGCTGATTGTCGGTGGTACAGGGCTCTATCTTAAAGCGCTGCTGGAAGGTTTTGCCGATATTCCTGATGAGAAGCCGGAGATACGTAAAAAGTTTGAGATGATGCACTGGGTAGAGGGTGTTGAAGGATTGTATGGCTACCTGCAGCAGCATGATGCGGTGATGGCGGAGCGGCTGAAGGCCGGTGATAGCCAGCGTATTATGCGTGCCCTCTGTGTGCTGGAGAGTACGGGACGTTCACTGGCTGATTGGCAGGCAGAGGCCTCTGCTCAGGTGGTGGCGATCGACTGTCCGGTGTTTGTGCTTGATGTTGAGCGTGAGATTCTGCGCCAGCGTATTGCTGACCGTTTTCAGTTGATGATGGAGAAAGGCTGGCTGGACGAGGTTCGCTGGTTAGCAGGTTTGAATCTTGTTGATACCCACCCTGCGATGCGGGCGGTGGGATACCGGCAGTTGCTTGATCATCTCAAGGGTGAATTGACGCTGGAGAAAGCGATCAGTGATGCTGTCACAGCCACACGGCGATATGCCAAGCGGCAGGTGACCTGGTTTAACCACCAGACACCTGATGCTCTGCATGGCAGTGCGGATCAGTTGCAAGAAAAAATCATGGAGCAGCTACAGAATAGATGAGTGTTGAACGATGAGTGTTGAGATGAACGATACCCAGCAGGCACCGGATGTTGCTATCTGTGTGCACCCGGAGCTAGCCAGTAGACGCATTGGTGATTACGCATGGAAGGCGCGTGCTGAAGAGTTTATCCGTCTTGTTGAGAGTAGTAGTTGTGAACTGGTGAACTCCTTTCGTTTTGGCGTGCGCAGGGCGATTCCCGGCACACTGCTCGGTTCAGGTCAGGTCGAAGAGATACGTCTGCAGGTTGAGATACATGAAGCTGTCGTGGTGTTTGTGGATCATCCGCTCTCACCGGTACAGCAGCGTAATCTGGAGAAGGCGTGGAATGCCAAGGTGGTGGATCGTACCGGTCTTATTCTGGAGATTTTCGCATCACGGGCCCGCACCCGTGAAGGTGTATTGCAGGTGGAGCTGGCCAGCCTGAACTATCAGTTGGGACGACTGGTGCGCAGCTGGACCCATCTGGAGCGTCAGCGTGGTGGCTTTGGTTTTATGGGTGGTCCGGGTGAGCGTCAGATTGAGCTGGATCGGCGTATGATCCGGGTCAAGATCCGGTCACTGGAGAAGGATCTTGATAAGGTGCGTCAGATGCGTGCGACGCAGAGGGCAGGGCGGCTGAAGAAGGATATCCCCACCGTTGCACTGGTGGGTTATACCAATGCCGGAAAATCGACACTTTTCAACTATTTGACCCAATCAGGTGTCTATGTCGCAGATCAGCTGTTTGCCACGCTTGATCCGACCTTGAGGCTGCTGGAGCTTCCCGGTGGCCTGCGGTTGATGCTCTCTGATACGGTGGGTTTTGTGCAGGAGCTGCCACATGAGCTGGTTGATGCCTTTCGTGCCACCCTTGAAGAGGTGATCGAGGCTGATCTGATTCTGCATGTGCGTGATGCTGCTGATCCGATGCTGGCTGAACAGGCCAAGGTGGTTGATGAGACACTGGAGCAGCTTGGTCTGGTTGGCGATCTGGCGCCACCTATACTTGAGGTGATGAACAAAAAGGATCTGGCTCCCGGATTGCAGAGTTTTCGGGCAGAGACAGTGGCAGGCAGTCGCATCGCCCTCTCAGCTATTACCGGTGACGGGGTGGATGAGTTGATTGAGCTGCTCTCTGACTGGTTGAAACAGGAGATGCATGAGCTGCATCTGAAGTTTGATCTCTCTGATGGTCGCTCGCTCGCCTTCTGTTACCAGCACGGTTCCGTGCTCTCCAAATCCGTGGATGAGTCGGTCATTGATGTGGTGGTGCGCATGAATCCTGCTGATGCCGGGCGTCTTGTACTTGATGGAGAGCTGCACCGATTGCAGTAGCAAAATCGGCTCTACAGCCGATTGATCACATGAGTGATCACATAGGTGGAAGTCGAAGGTGACGTAACAGCTTCGATTCGCCATAATACGCGCCCCGAATTCCTCATGAGTCGGGAGTAGCGTAAAAAGGGGTGTGATAACACTGCCTTTTTTCTTATTTTTCAGGAGTTTTCATGTCCGATCGCAGTCAGTTTTTTAATGCCCCGCTTGCTGATACAGTGGTTAAAGATGCCATTGCAGCCGAGCTAGGTCGCCAGCAGCACACACTGGAGCTTATCGCCAGTGAGAATATTGTTTCCCGTGCCGTGATGGAGGCGCAGGGCTCTGTGATGACCAACAAATATGCCGAAGGTTATCCTGGACGTCGTTACTACGGTGGTTGCGAGCATGTTGACGTGGTTGAAGCCCTGGCGCAGCAGCGTGCCTGTGAGCTGTTTGGCGTGAAATATGCCAATGTGCAGCCGCATTCAGGTTCTCAGGCCAATATGGCTGTGTTTATGGGGCTGTTGAACCCCGGTGATACCATCATGGGTATGGATCTCTCTCACGGAGGTCACCTGACCCACGGTTCACCTGTAAACTTCTCCGGTCGCCTCTATGAGGTTGTCGCTTATGGTGTTCGCAAGGATAACGAACTGATCGATTACGATGTCATGGCGAAGATGGCAGAGGTTCAGCGCCCTAAGATGATCATCGGTGGCGCATCAGCATATGAGCGTGGTTTCGATTTTGCCCGTATGCGCGAAATTGCTGATTCCGTAGGTGCGATCCTGATGGTGGATATGGCGCATTATGCAGGCCTGATCGCTGCCGGTGTCTATCCGAGCCCGGTAGGTCATGCGCATGTGATTACCACCACTACCCATAAAACCCTGCGTGGTCCACGCGGCGGCATGATTCTGACCGACGATGCGGAGATCTATAAAAAGATCAACTCGCGTATATTCCCCGGCATTCAGGGTGGTCCGTTGATGCATGTCATTGCTGCCAAGGCTGTGGCTTTTGGCGAAGCACTCGGTGAGCAGTTTAAAGCTGATCAGAAACAGGTGATCGCCAATGCACGCGCACTGGCAGCAACCCTGACTGAGGGTGGCTTGCGTATTGTCTCCGGCGGTACCGATTGTCATATGTTCCGTGTTGACGTGCGTCCACAGGGGATCACCGGCAAACAGGCTGAAGAGGCTCTGGAAGCGGCAGGCATTACCACCAACAAGAACACTATTCCGTTTGATCCTGCATCACCGTTTGTCACCTCCGGTATCCGTATCGGTGCTTCTGTGGTGACTGCCCGTGGTATGCTGGAAGCTGATGCAGCCCTGATTGGTGAGATGATTCTCAAGGTATTGAATGCACCCGAAGATGCAGCTGTACATGCAGCCGTATTTGAAGATGTGCGCAAACTGACTGACCGTTTTCCGATTTACGAAGATTAAGAGATATCGTCGCTGTCAGTAGTTGATCTGAATGTATTGCCCTTATTGTGCCAATGATGATACCCGCGTGGTGGATTCTCGTGTCGTAGAAGATGGTGCCGCGGTGCGCCGCAGGCGTGAGTGTGAGTCATGCGGCAAACGCTTTTCCAGTTTTGAACGTGCCGAGCTCAAGCTGCCGCTGGTGGTGAAGAAGGATGGTGCACGACAGGCATTCAGTATCGGTAAAATTCATTCCGGTATGCAGAAGGCGCTGGAGAAACGGCCGGTTTCGGCTGAGGCGCTGGAGAAGGGTGTCAATGCGGTGCTGCGGGCGGTGCAGGAGCAGGGTGAGTCGGAGATTGCGGCTCAGAGCGTTGGTGATTTTGTCATGGAGCAGTTGCGCAGGCTTGATGGTGTGGCCTATGTGCGTTTTGCCTCTGTGTATAGAGAGTTTAAAGATGTGGATGATTTTCTGGCGGCGGTAAAAACCGTAGTTGGAAAGAAGGAGTAGAGATGTCTGTAAAGATTGCAGTGTTGCCCGGTGATGGTATCGGAAAAGAGATCGTCGATGAGGCGTTGAAAGTCCTTGAGGTGCTTAACCGCAGCTTCGGCCTTGATGCCAGCTGGGAAGAGGGAACGATTGGTGGTGTCGGTTACGACGTGGCCGGTGATCCCTATCCGGAGGCAACCCAGAAGCTGGTCAAGGCATCGGATGCGGTACTGCTTGGTGCTGTAGGTGGCCCGAAATGGGAACCACTGGACAAACCTCTGCGTCCTGAAGCCGGACTACTGCGCATTCGCGAAGATCTCGGTCTGTTTGCCAACTATCGTCCAGCCAAGGTGTTTGAGCAGTTGGTGAATGCTTCAACCCTTAAACCTGAAGTGATCAGCGGTGTTGATATTCTGGTGGTACGTGAACTGGTCTCCGGTATCTATTTCGGTCAGCCACGCGGCATTGAAGAGCTGCCCAACGGTGAAAAACGTGGCTTTAACACGCTTGCCTACAAAACCTCCGAGATTCAGCGCATCGCCCGCAAGGCTTTTGAGGCGGCACGCCTGCGCTCCAACCGGGTCTGCTCGATTGATAAGGCCAATGTGCTTGAAGCCACTGAATACTGGCGTGAAGTGGTGACTGAACTGCATGCTGCTGAGTATGCTGATGTCGAGCTCTCACACATGTATGTGGATAATGCTGCCATGCAGTTGATCCGCAATCCCAAGCAGTTTGATGTGATTGTAACGACCAATATGTTTGGCGATATCCTCTCTGATGAGGCCTCCATGCTGACCGGCTCTATCGGTATGCTGCCATCGGCTTCGATTGGTGTGGAGTATGCCATGTATGAGCCGATTCATGGCTCTGCCCCTGATATCGCCGGCCAGAACAAAGCCAATCCGCTGGCAACGATTCTCTCAGTATCGATGATGTTACGTTTCTCATTGGATCGCGCTGATCTGGCCGACAAGATTGAACAGGCGGTGGAGAATACCCTCAATGCAGGTGTGCGCACCATTGATCTTGCTGATGGTGGGGCATTTGTTAGCTGTTCCGGCATGGGTGATGCCGTATGTGAAGCACTGGAGGCTCTGGCGTGAGCGAGCAATTTCTGCCGAAAAAAGATGAGGGATATGTTGTTGCAGTAGTCGGAGCAACCGGCGCGGTCGGTCAGACCATGCTGGAGATTCTTGCTGAGCGTAACTTCCCTGTAGATGAGCTCTTTCCGGTGGCATCCAGCCGCAGTGCCGGCTCTACCATTGAGTTCAAAGGTAAAGAGTACGTTGTTCAGGATCTGGAAACTTTTGATCCGAGCGGTGTCGATATTGCACTCTTCTCAGCAGGTGGTGGCACATCAAAAGAGCATGCGCCGCGTTTTGCAGCGGCTGGCTGTTATGTGATTGATAACTCCAGTGCCTGGCGCATGGATGAAGAGATCGCTCTGGTTGTGCCGGAGGTGAATCCGCATGCGCTGGAGATGGCGCGTGAGAACAAGATTATAGCCAATCCCAACTGCTCAACCATTCAGATGGTTGTAGCGCTGCAACCGCTGCATAGGGCAGTACCGATCAAACGTGTTGTGGTGACGACCTATCAGGCGGTTTCAGGTGCTGGCGGTAAAGCCATTGATGAGCTGGCCAAGCAGACCATGCAGTTGCTCAGCAGCAAGAGCGCGGAAGTGAATGTTTTCCCTGCCCGCATCGCTTTTAATGTGATTCCACAGATCGATGTGTTTATGGACGATGGTTACACCAAAGAAGAGCGCAAAATGATGGATGAGACGGTGAAGATCATGGAATCTGAGATCGCCGTCACAGCAACGACGGTTCGTGTGCCTGTATTCTACGGCCATTCGGAAGCGGTAAACATCACCTTTTCCGCTCCGATGGATGCCGAGAGGGCACGTCAACTGCTTGCCGATGCCGAAGGTATCTGTGTGGTTGATGATCCATCTGCAGAGGACTATCCGATGCCGAGTGAGGCTGCCGGCACTGATCCGGTCTGGGTGGGCCGAATTCGTAACGATGATTCCTGTGCGAATTCTTTGCATTTATGGGTTGTTGCCGATAATGTACGTAAAGGTGCGGCTCTAAATGCTGTACAGATAGCGGAAATTCTGATTCGTCACTCTTAGGAGAATAGCTCCTGTGAGATGATGGAGGGGCGCAAAATGATTCAAGTAAAGCATATCTTTCGGCTGGTCTGTTTGGCTGTTGCGCTACTGATGGCGGGTGGCGCATATGCCGCATCCCTTGAAAAGATTGAGGTTAACTCACGTCTGAGTGAACCGTTTTTTGCTGAAATCCCTCTTACACTGGATGCCAATGAACTGGTCTCCAAGCTGTATGTCGAAATTGCGGCAGCTTCTGATTACAAGATTTTCGAGGTTTACCGTGATCCTGAGCTCAGCGCTATTCGTGCTGATCTTGAGAGTGATGCCCGTGGTGTGCGTGTTAAGCTCACGTCACGCACCGCTATTAAAGCCCCGTTTTTTAATCTGATCATAAAAATCCGTCATGGTCGCGTGGCCAATTTCAAAAAATATCCAGTCTTCCTTGAGGCACCGAAAACTGTTGTTCAGGCTGCAGAGAAGCCGCCGGTTCCGACTGTTCATGAAGTAACACCGATGGACAGCTCTGTGACCGAACAGGCCTCAGTGGCTGCCACTGAAGTTGAAGCGGCACCGGCTGTTGCCGATGTTCAATATTTTGAAGGCTGGGCCAGAACCGCTCGTTACGGCCCGATTGTTCGTGGTGATATGCTCTCCACAGTTTCTCAGCGTCTGCGTGTTGATCAGCGATATACAATGTCGCAGGTGATGGCTGCTCTGTTTGAGAAGAACAGGTCTAAATTTGATAAAGGTAATATGAACCTGCTGATGAAGGGTCGTTTCCTTGATGTGCCGACAGCAACTGAGGTTGAGTCAATTTCAGCCAAAGATGCATACAAGCTTTTTACCGAGCATGAAAAACAGTGGAAAGAGCTGAACAGGCAGCCACGTTATGCGGCAGAAGCAGAAGTTCAGCGTACCCGCTACTCCAAGCGTGTACGTATGGGTGAACAGGCTGATGGTGTAGCCGCTGCACCGGTGGCAGTAGCCACTGCCGAGATTGCAGAGGAGAAAGCAGCCGATAGTGGTGACGGAACGACTGCACAGGATGGTGCTGAATCAGGAATAGTTGATCAGCAGCCTGCGCTTGCGGTTGATGAGAGTGCTGCCAAAGCCATCGCTGAAACGACTGCGCTGCTGGCTGAACTGCAGAAACAGAATGAGCTGTTGCAGCAGAAGCTTGAGCAGAGCGAGCAGAGTATTGCTGCACTGAGTCAGAAGGTTGATCAGGCTGCTACGGCCGCATCTGATGCCAATGTGAAACGTTTGGAAATACTGATGGCCCGTATGCAGGGCGAACTTGAAAAAGCAAAGGCCCAAACCGCCGCCCAGCAGGATGCCGGTGCCATGGATTGGGTGATCTGGCTGCTGATTGCACTGGTGGTTGTTTTACTGATAGTGGTTGTGTTGCTGATGCGCAGAGAACCTGCTCACCCGTCTGCTGCAGTAGTTGAGCCTGAGATTGAAGAGAAAGCTTCTGTCGGAGAGCCGCAACAGGCCACAGCAAGCTTGGATATTGAGCCTGAAACAGCGCAACAGCCACCTGCTGAAACGAAACAGGATGAACCTGTTGCAGAAACGGCTGCTCAGAAAGCCGTTGATGCTGTTGAAGAAGAGTCCGACCTGTTTGATTCGATCGACAATTTCCCTGATGAGTTAACCGATACCGACACGGCTGAAATGGTGCCGTTTGATTTCGGTTCAATGGAAGATGCTGATCCTAATGTTGACTACCTCTCTGAGGCGGATGTCTATATCCGTTATGGTATGGAAGATGAGGCACTGCAGCAGCTTGATCTGGCGCTGCGTTTGAACGGAGACAATTCGGATGCACATATCCGCAAGGCAGAGTTGCTGTTTGCCAAAGGTGACGCTGGACTCTTCAATCAGGCCAATATTGCTGCGCTGGCTGCGCTTAGCGGGGCCGGACTGGCAGCGTATAAAACAGCGACAAGCTCGTTCTCAGCTCTGGCTGATGAGCCCGTGGTGGTTGAAGCCTCCGAGGCAGACCAGCTGCAGGGTGATGACGTCGAAATTGGCACAACAGAAGAGGTTGAATCAGCAGATGGACCAACGCTCGATTATGATTTCTCAGGACTGGATGACCTTGATGACGATATAGCCAAGGCCGCTGCAGCTGCTCCGGAAGAAACAGGTGAATCCCAGAGTGCCGATGATAAT from Mariprofundus sp. NF harbors:
- a CDS encoding cyclic nucleotide-binding domain-containing protein; its protein translation is MIDTANTITLMKGNPLFAPLPAEGLALMADHSTITTFSSDEKLIEENGENRSLFLLISGSVKVISNGTEVDRQQAGDTAGEVSMSKISPPVADVIAVGEVEAILFPTETIDAACSQYPAFAKLLRDTAMKKVYDR
- the mutL gene encoding DNA mismatch repair endonuclease MutL, giving the protein MPDQLIHILSPQVANQIAAGEVVERPASAVKELVENSLDSGASRVVVRITGAGKKSIVIEDDGCGMSAADAELALQRHATSKIESSEDLHLIASHGFRGEALPSIASVSRFRMQTALAGSSEGVEVRVDGGGTTEVRPAPPRKGTRIEVLDLFLNTPARLNFMRTDKTEDAAIVEVFRSLALANPSVAMLLELDGRKRFDFSPQDERSRVMAILGGDFADNSIEMAIEHEGMQISGHLGLPTFHHRDSTRMLFMVNGRVIRDKQLLAAVRAGYRDVMFHDRYPVAVISIEIDPADVDVNVHPAKREVRFRSPQAVRAGVISCIRAAIEQFGKSVSSTTTDQAMRSMQYGGGATGAASSGGGMPRFASGDFRPPSSTSMPRDVQSMLFSSPRVAEPASEYGMNGQPDLGHPLAQIHRCYILAQTEAGVILVDQHAAHERMTYEKLKKQLAGKKVSSQKLLTPESLQTDGKTAAWLHEHAEELQPFGVELEISGDELFLIRAVPAMLVREPAVELVAELVESIMLIGADSEADGRGLGRILERWLGNRACKGSIKSGRLLSHEEQEALLREMELTPNIAQCNHGRPTYVSLSLNDLDRLFGRKE
- a CDS encoding cation:proton antiporter, which codes for MHLDPVILVITIVLFFSMLMAYVAMRVKLPIVVAYILTGIVIGPSGFAVIEDHDLVTRIGEIGVIMLLFFVGMEVSIPRLMQGWKVAFVGTNIQIIISVVACVGLALIFDMSWQQGVLYGFIISLSSTAVVLRMLQDSGELELPMGQSALGVLLVQDMAIIPMMIILSMLGSGDDISVSGIAVQVAGGVAILLFVFWLMRSNRFHIPEALLGSYEHRMMLGLLLCLGSASLTGWLGLSPALGAFLAGVLLASSDQSKWVHEHLGPVQVIFMAMFFLSVGMLVEIEVLLAHWQLVLGATLLVFMFNAGTNVFVMKALGEDWESSLITAGLLSQIGEFSFLLAAVGMHVALINEAQHSMTVLVIALTLMLSPLWLSIIKRFARMRGVI
- the miaA gene encoding tRNA (adenosine(37)-N6)-dimethylallyltransferase MiaA, whose product is MNRANEVKLSAVALMGATATGKSSLALQVAKAAQSSIICCDSMQLYRGLDIGTAKPTADERSEVSHFLVDCCELPDHYSAARWAEEARLKIASENAAGRIPLIVGGTGLYLKALLEGFADIPDEKPEIRKKFEMMHWVEGVEGLYGYLQQHDAVMAERLKAGDSQRIMRALCVLESTGRSLADWQAEASAQVVAIDCPVFVLDVEREILRQRIADRFQLMMEKGWLDEVRWLAGLNLVDTHPAMRAVGYRQLLDHLKGELTLEKAISDAVTATRRYAKRQVTWFNHQTPDALHGSADQLQEKIMEQLQNR
- the hflX gene encoding GTPase HflX, with translation MSVEMNDTQQAPDVAICVHPELASRRIGDYAWKARAEEFIRLVESSSCELVNSFRFGVRRAIPGTLLGSGQVEEIRLQVEIHEAVVVFVDHPLSPVQQRNLEKAWNAKVVDRTGLILEIFASRARTREGVLQVELASLNYQLGRLVRSWTHLERQRGGFGFMGGPGERQIELDRRMIRVKIRSLEKDLDKVRQMRATQRAGRLKKDIPTVALVGYTNAGKSTLFNYLTQSGVYVADQLFATLDPTLRLLELPGGLRLMLSDTVGFVQELPHELVDAFRATLEEVIEADLILHVRDAADPMLAEQAKVVDETLEQLGLVGDLAPPILEVMNKKDLAPGLQSFRAETVAGSRIALSAITGDGVDELIELLSDWLKQEMHELHLKFDLSDGRSLAFCYQHGSVLSKSVDESVIDVVVRMNPADAGRLVLDGELHRLQ
- the glyA gene encoding serine hydroxymethyltransferase translates to MSDRSQFFNAPLADTVVKDAIAAELGRQQHTLELIASENIVSRAVMEAQGSVMTNKYAEGYPGRRYYGGCEHVDVVEALAQQRACELFGVKYANVQPHSGSQANMAVFMGLLNPGDTIMGMDLSHGGHLTHGSPVNFSGRLYEVVAYGVRKDNELIDYDVMAKMAEVQRPKMIIGGASAYERGFDFARMREIADSVGAILMVDMAHYAGLIAAGVYPSPVGHAHVITTTTHKTLRGPRGGMILTDDAEIYKKINSRIFPGIQGGPLMHVIAAKAVAFGEALGEQFKADQKQVIANARALAATLTEGGLRIVSGGTDCHMFRVDVRPQGITGKQAEEALEAAGITTNKNTIPFDPASPFVTSGIRIGASVVTARGMLEADAALIGEMILKVLNAPEDAAVHAAVFEDVRKLTDRFPIYED
- the nrdR gene encoding transcriptional regulator NrdR, which codes for MYCPYCANDDTRVVDSRVVEDGAAVRRRRECESCGKRFSSFERAELKLPLVVKKDGARQAFSIGKIHSGMQKALEKRPVSAEALEKGVNAVLRAVQEQGESEIAAQSVGDFVMEQLRRLDGVAYVRFASVYREFKDVDDFLAAVKTVVGKKE
- the leuB gene encoding 3-isopropylmalate dehydrogenase, coding for MSVKIAVLPGDGIGKEIVDEALKVLEVLNRSFGLDASWEEGTIGGVGYDVAGDPYPEATQKLVKASDAVLLGAVGGPKWEPLDKPLRPEAGLLRIREDLGLFANYRPAKVFEQLVNASTLKPEVISGVDILVVRELVSGIYFGQPRGIEELPNGEKRGFNTLAYKTSEIQRIARKAFEAARLRSNRVCSIDKANVLEATEYWREVVTELHAAEYADVELSHMYVDNAAMQLIRNPKQFDVIVTTNMFGDILSDEASMLTGSIGMLPSASIGVEYAMYEPIHGSAPDIAGQNKANPLATILSVSMMLRFSLDRADLADKIEQAVENTLNAGVRTIDLADGGAFVSCSGMGDAVCEALEALA
- a CDS encoding aspartate-semialdehyde dehydrogenase; this encodes MSEQFLPKKDEGYVVAVVGATGAVGQTMLEILAERNFPVDELFPVASSRSAGSTIEFKGKEYVVQDLETFDPSGVDIALFSAGGGTSKEHAPRFAAAGCYVIDNSSAWRMDEEIALVVPEVNPHALEMARENKIIANPNCSTIQMVVALQPLHRAVPIKRVVVTTYQAVSGAGGKAIDELAKQTMQLLSSKSAEVNVFPARIAFNVIPQIDVFMDDGYTKEERKMMDETVKIMESEIAVTATTVRVPVFYGHSEAVNITFSAPMDAERARQLLADAEGICVVDDPSAEDYPMPSEAAGTDPVWVGRIRNDDSCANSLHLWVVADNVRKGAALNAVQIAEILIRHS